Genomic segment of Streptomyces alboniger:
GAGCTGAGAGAGGCGACCATGCCCGCAGGTTCGGGGGCCGCGATGTCGTACGTCATGCGCAGTTCCAGCCCTGCTCCCGCTCCCTGCTGCTTCTCGGTGTGCGGCTGTCCCGAGAACCAGCGGAACCGAGTGAGCGAGCACCCCCTGACGGGCAGGGAAACCCAGCCGCACCTCTGGTTCTGACGTGCGCTCCAAGTCCCTGTCCAGGGCTGATGGTAATGGAGCGCGAGGGCGAAGAATCCGGGGTTGGCTTGAACCTGCCCATGGCATACGCACTCTCGCCGACCTTGGTGAAGGCGTCGACAGTTGTACTCGCTTCTCTTGGGGCACGCCCGCCGATCCCCAGGTCGGCCGATGCGTTAACTCTCAGCAACGGGCCTTCTGGGCACGGCTCGCAGTCCGTACTCTGGCCACATTGCTCCGATCAGCGAGGGGATCTCGACGTGGGTGAGAGCTTGATGCTGGGGGACCGTCTCCGGGTGGCACGCAAGACGCGCGGGCTGTCCGCCGCGCAGCTCGCCCAGCGGGTCGCGGTCTCCGTCAGCCTGCTTCAGAAGTTGGAGTCCGGCGCCCGGAAGGCGACGCCGAGTCTGATATCGGCCCTGGCGCGGGCGCTGCATTTCGGCCCGGAGGTGCTGACCGGCCAGCCGTACTACGGGGATCCGGAGGCCGAGGACGGGGTGCACACCGTCATCCCGGAACTGCGGCGCATCCTGCTGTGCTTCGACACTCCCGACGAGTTGGAGACCCGCCCGCGTGCGCTGCCTGTTCTGGCTTCCGAGGTGGACCAGATCGCGGCCCTGCGGCGTGACGCGCGGTACGTGCCGATGGGGCCGTTGCTGCCCCCGGTGATCACCGAGCTGACCCACGTAGCGCTCGGGTCGCGCGGTGAGGAACAGCAGAAGGCGTTCTGGCACCTGGCCCGTGCCTACCGGGCCGTCAACAGTCTGGCCCACAAGATGGGGCACCACGACCTGGGCAACACGGCGCTGGAGAGGATCCGGTGGGCCGCTGACCGAACCGGTGATCCGCTCATGCAGGTCACGGCTGGTTTCCTGGTCGCGGGGTCGATGCTCCGCCAGGGCGCGACCGAGTCGGCTCGCCGCAAGCTCAGGGGGCTGCGCGGGGAGCTGGAGCGGCTCCAGCCGGAGCGTTCGTACACCGATGACGCGTTGGCGGTCGACGGGGCGCTGTTGCTGAAGCTCGCGGTGGTGGAGTCGCGGGAGAACAATCCCGACGGGGCCGAAGACCTCCTGGCGGAGGCCGAGCAGGTCGCGCGTATGGCGGGCAACCGGGACAGCCTCGCCTACGAGATGAGCTTCGGGCCGACCAACATCAAGATCCACACGGTGCATGCACTGATCGACACCGGGGACAGCGAGCAGGCCCTCGCCCGACTCGACGAATGGGGCCAGGGGGGAGCCGGATGGGTGCCGCCTGCCTCGACGGTCGGCGAGCGATCCAGCCACCACCACATCGATGTCGCCTCCGCGCGCCTGGCGCTGGGCGATCGAAGCGGCGCGTTCGCCGAGCTGAAGCGGTCGAGGAAGATCGCCCCGAACCACACCCGATTCCACCCATCCGTACGTGAAACGCTCGGCTCGCTGCTGCGTATGGACACGCACCCGTCCGCTGAGTTGTCGGCGTTCGGTACCTGGGCAGGCGTC
This window contains:
- a CDS encoding helix-turn-helix domain-containing protein, which gives rise to MLGDRLRVARKTRGLSAAQLAQRVAVSVSLLQKLESGARKATPSLISALARALHFGPEVLTGQPYYGDPEAEDGVHTVIPELRRILLCFDTPDELETRPRALPVLASEVDQIAALRRDARYVPMGPLLPPVITELTHVALGSRGEEQQKAFWHLARAYRAVNSLAHKMGHHDLGNTALERIRWAADRTGDPLMQVTAGFLVAGSMLRQGATESARRKLRGLRGELERLQPERSYTDDALAVDGALLLKLAVVESRENNPDGAEDLLAEAEQVARMAGNRDSLAYEMSFGPTNIKIHTVHALIDTGDSEQALARLDEWGQGGAGWVPPASTVGERSSHHHIDVASARLALGDRSGAFAELKRSRKIAPNHTRFHPSVRETLGSLLRMDTHPSAELSAFGTWAGVA